Below is a genomic region from Candidatus Bathyarchaeia archaeon.
GTAAATTGGATGTATATCCTCAGTTATGCTCATTATCAGTCTATCTCCCGGAGCGGATTCCCTCAAAAGGCTTATGGTGAAATCCCTCACCTTCTCCGGACCCTCCAATAAAACGGCTTCCGGGAAATTCATCCATATAACCTTGTTTTGCCAAGATTCTCTAGCCTCTTTAAGCGGCAAGTCCCCTCCCGGCGGCGGTGTGAAGGCTTCTATCGCGTCTAAACTGGTCAAAGATATGAGGTCTTTGAGAACTCTAAGCCTTCCATCCATGTGCGATATAACTTTCTTTCCACTCGCCTTAAGAATACTGCAATACTTGTTGTAGAATGGCAAGCAATATTTCTCAAAGAGTAACGGCGATATCATTACGCCATCTATGTTGTCTCCAATTCTCACTATCTCTGCCGGAGACCTAGCTATAACAGCATACATTTCCGCGTATTTTTCGTCGATCGTTTGAACAAGATCATCTATAATATCCGGCCTCCTTTTAAACATCATAGCGAAATTCCTGAAGCCCATGTATCTTAAGATGATCTTCATGAGCGGCGTATAATCGGAGCTCGCTGTAACTATACCGTCCCCCTCTAAATCTTCTTTAATCTGAATGTACTCTTCATAATTAGCCTCATACACAGTATCCTCAATAATAAACTTTAAAGCCTTGACATCATCAATATTTTTGACGAGATACTCAACGATCCAGCTGCCGCCTGGAAGCTGAAATTTAAGATTAACTCTCGTAATCATCGAGAGACTGCCCTTAGGAGTATTATAAATAGTGTAAACGTAATGACCTGTTCTCCTCTCCTCCACTTTAACATTGGGCATATACGATCTATAAACGCTGCATCTGACATCTAAACCTAAACCAATATTCCTTAAGTTTCGTTCAAATTCACCTCTTGGGAGATGATTTGAATAAATTAATATTGGAACAGCGTCAGGCATTCTTCCATCTAGCACTGTTTTAACCCTTTCAGCAATATTCATCTCAACGCACCGATCAGAATTATTAGTCTTCAGCCTACAGATAATTTATCATTTAAAAAGATTTATCTGATAAAGTTTCTATTTTTCTACGTGTGATGCATATGGACAGCAATAGGATAAACGTAACTGTTTGGAATGAGTTTATTCATGAAAGGGAAGATAAGCGGGTTGCTGAAATATATCCCGAAGGAATGCACGCCGTTATCGCCAAATATCTTCGTGACCAAGGTTTTAATGCTCGGACGGCTACATTTAATGAGCCAGAGCATGGCTTAACAGAAGAAGTTCTTAACAACACGGACGTATTGATCTGGTGGGGGCATGTTGCGCACGATAAAGTGAGCGACACCGTAGTTGACCGAGTGTACAGGCGGGTAACGTCTGACGGAATGGGGCTAATAGTACTGCATTCAGGGCATTTCTCCAAAATATTCAGGCGCCTACTTGGAACCTCATGCAACCTTAAGTGGAGGGAGGCTGCTGAAAAGGAGAGAATATGGGTTGTCGCTGGATGGCATCCGATCGCTGAAGGGCTTGGAGACTACTTTGAAATTGAGCATGAGGAGATGTACGGCGAACCATTCGATATACCGCCTCCAGACGAACTAGTATTCATAAGCTGGTTTAAGGGCGGCGAAGTTTTCCGCAGCGGATGCTGCTTTTACAGGGGGGCGGGCAAAATATTTTACTTTAGACCTGGCCACGAAACCTATCCAACTTACTATAACCCCACTGTACTGAAGGTTATAGGCAACGCTGTTAAATGGTGTGCCCCAATAAGGAGACCTAAACCGATAATGGGTAATGTGAAACCTCTTGAACCCATTTAAACTAAAACTTCTTCAACACAATTATTTATGACCACCTTTCTAAATAGTTTTAATTTGGGTTCGAAAATTGTTTAAAGCCCAGTCACATATATTTAAGGATAGGAACAAGCTCTCGCCCTATTATGTTCCAAAGCGTTTACCTCATAGGGATCAGCAGATAAGCATGTTGCTCTCAATCTACGGCAACACGTTAAAAAATGTTTGGGACGCCTACCCGCGTTTCACCCAGATTGTTGGGGCCGCTGGAACCGGGAAAACCTGCACCGCGCTTAAGTTTGGCGAAATCATCGTTGAGATGGCGCGTAGGGAGGGCATTAACCTTAAGCATGTTTATGTGAATTGTAAAGTTGATGGGGCGACACGTTATGTTCTCTTCAGCAATTTGGTGAGGAAGGTTACACAAAAAATATCAACGAAAAGCTTAAGCCCTGAGGAAATGATTAGGCAGCTGATTGAATATTTAAGGTTTGAAGAAATCTTCCTCATAATAACATTTGACGAAATAGATTATTTTGTTCAGATGAACCCGAGGGAGCGGGTTATATATGATTTGACGCGTATACCGGAAATGCGCCCCGGCGAACCTATACCAATAATTGGCGAGATATTTATCGCTAGGTCGCTTAAGTGGCATGATCTCCTTGAGTCAGGTGAGAGATCGACGCTTGGAATAGGCATAATAGAGTTTCCGAGATACACGAGTAGTCAGATCAGAGATATACTTGAAGACAGGGTTGAAGAAGCTTTCCAGCCGGGCGTCGTCTTAGACGAGACGCTTGACTTAGCAAGCGATGTAACCGCAAACCCGCCAGTCAACGGTGATGTTAGGATTGGTCTTGAACTCCTTTATTATTCTGGGATATTGGCGGAAAATCTTGGGTTAAATAGGGTTTTGCCTGAGCATGTTCGCAGGGTCTTCAGCGAGATAAATCCGACCATAACGACTGAAGACATTATGAACCTTGATAAAGACGGCAGACTAATTCTTTTAGCTC
It encodes:
- a CDS encoding uroporphyrinogen decarboxylase family protein, with amino-acid sequence MNIAERVKTVLDGRMPDAVPILIYSNHLPRGEFERNLRNIGLGLDVRCSVYRSYMPNVKVEERRTGHYVYTIYNTPKGSLSMITRVNLKFQLPGGSWIVEYLVKNIDDVKALKFIIEDTVYEANYEEYIQIKEDLEGDGIVTASSDYTPLMKIILRYMGFRNFAMMFKRRPDIIDDLVQTIDEKYAEMYAVIARSPAEIVRIGDNIDGVMISPLLFEKYCLPFYNKYCSILKASGKKVISHMDGRLRVLKDLISLTSLDAIEAFTPPPGGDLPLKEARESWQNKVIWMNFPEAVLLEGPEKVRDFTISLLRESAPGDRLIMSITEDIHPIYLKSGLRALVETVHKYGKLPIEIPTS
- a CDS encoding ThuA domain-containing protein encodes the protein MDSNRINVTVWNEFIHEREDKRVAEIYPEGMHAVIAKYLRDQGFNARTATFNEPEHGLTEEVLNNTDVLIWWGHVAHDKVSDTVVDRVYRRVTSDGMGLIVLHSGHFSKIFRRLLGTSCNLKWREAAEKERIWVVAGWHPIAEGLGDYFEIEHEEMYGEPFDIPPPDELVFISWFKGGEVFRSGCCFYRGAGKIFYFRPGHETYPTYYNPTVLKVIGNAVKWCAPIRRPKPIMGNVKPLEPI
- a CDS encoding AAA family ATPase, whose product is MFKAQSHIFKDRNKLSPYYVPKRLPHRDQQISMLLSIYGNTLKNVWDAYPRFTQIVGAAGTGKTCTALKFGEIIVEMARREGINLKHVYVNCKVDGATRYVLFSNLVRKVTQKISTKSLSPEEMIRQLIEYLRFEEIFLIITFDEIDYFVQMNPRERVIYDLTRIPEMRPGEPIPIIGEIFIARSLKWHDLLESGERSTLGIGIIEFPRYTSSQIRDILEDRVEEAFQPGVVLDETLDLASDVTANPPVNGDVRIGLELLYYSGILAENLGLNRVLPEHVRRVFSEINPTITTEDIMNLDKDGRLILLALVRGLKANRSAYIGLRDLKRFYNIICEEYGVKPVEDFEEHVQDLIYRGIVDMKSLMEIGISGATLVDLERFLNNLLRQLEA